Part of the Clostridia bacterium genome is shown below.
ATATCAGTCAATATCGTCCAAAAGAAAAAATTAATCATAAGCATTTGCTTAATTTGATGGATTATTCACCTGAAGAAATTTATGAAATTGTTGCTTTAAGTATAAAATTAAAGCATTTATACAAAAAAGGCATTAACAAACCCTTGCTAAAAAATAAAACTTTGGCAATGATTTTCTCAAAGTCAAGCACTCGTACTCGTGTCAGCTTTGAACAAGGAATCAGACAATTAGGCGGGCATGCATTGTTTTTATCATCGTCAGATATCCAATTAGGAAGAGGCGAAACCATACACGATACCGCAAAAACTCTCTCTCGTTATGGAATTGACGGGGTAATGATAAGAACATTTTTGCAATCTGATGTTGAAGAACTTGCTCGTTATGGAGATTTTGCTGTAATCAACGGACTTACTGATGATTTTCATCCCTGTCAAGCTCTTGCCGACATTATGACCATATATGAAATCTTTGGACATCTGGATGGA
Proteins encoded:
- the argF gene encoding ornithine carbamoyltransferase is translated as MDISQYRPKEKINHKHLLNLMDYSPEEIYEIVALSIKLKHLYKKGINKPLLKNKTLAMIFSKSSTRTRVSFEQGIRQLGGHALFLSSSDIQLGRGETIHDTAKTLSRYGIDGVMIRTFLQSDVEELARYGDFAVINGLTDDFHPCQALADIMTIYEIFGHLDGLKLVFSGDGNNVANSLILACAKTGVEIVCATPKGYEPNLKVVEEAQKYGKVTITDDLNQAAVNADVIYTDVFFSMGQQQDEKKYKALMPYQINQSIMQKAKKEAVFMHCLPAHREEEVTADVIDSPASVVFEQAENRLHVQKAIMTLLMKD